A region of the Longimicrobium terrae genome:
GGGCTGCCGGACACCGATCGCGGGCAGGTGGTCAGCGCGTTCGTCGTGCTGCGGCCCGGGCATGAACCTGGGGAGGAAATGACGCGTTCGCTGCAGGAATTCGTAAAGACGCACATCGCGCCGTACAAGTATCCGCGCCGGGTGACGTTCGTGGACCAGCTTCCGCGCACGCAGACGGGCAAGCTGCAGCGCTTTCGCCTGCGGGAGGGCGCATGAGCCGCGTGCTTCAGCCGGCGCACTGGGGCGCGCCCAAGGGCTACGTCAACGGCATGGAGGCGGAGGGGCGCACGGTCTTTGTGGCCGGGCAGATCGGGTGGAACCCCGCCACGTGCGAGTTCGAGACGGACGACTTCATCGGCCAGGTAGACCAGGCGCTGCGGAACATCGTCACTATCCTGGCGGAGGCGGGCGCGGGGCCCGAACACGTGACGCGGATGACGTGGTACATCACCGACCGCGCGGCGTATCTGGACAACACGCGCGCGCTCGGCCGCGTGTACCGTGAACTGTTCGGCAAGCACTTTCCCGCCATGGCCGTGGTGATCGTCGCCGGGCTGCTGGAGGAGCAGGCCAAGGTGGAGATCGAAGCGACCGCGGTGCACTGAGCGAGTCGCGGTCACACCGCGTACGGCACGGAGGGAATGAGGCTCCGCGGAGGTCGAGACCCGGCTTCCGCGATGGAAAGCAGACCGGCGGATCACCGCGTCCGCGGCACTGGGAACGCGGTGCAGACCGGCGCGGGCCA
Encoded here:
- a CDS encoding RidA family protein, yielding MSRVLQPAHWGAPKGYVNGMEAEGRTVFVAGQIGWNPATCEFETDDFIGQVDQALRNIVTILAEAGAGPEHVTRMTWYITDRAAYLDNTRALGRVYRELFGKHFPAMAVVIVAGLLEEQAKVEIEATAVH